CCGACGACCCCTTCGAAGAGCTGACACCCGACGTGCGCAAGGCCGTGGACTCCAGCCTGGCCACCGTCTTCCAGCGGGTGAACAGCCACGGCCACACCTCACTCGTCGTCGGCATGTCGGTCATCTTCGCCGGCCCCGTCGGGGAAGGCTCCTACGCCTCCGGGGTCAAGGTCTTCCTGACGGTGCCGCAGAAAACGGAACGGGCCTACGTCGACGCCTTGGTCACCGCCGTCGAGCGGGCCACCGTGCCCGCCCTGGTGCTGGCCGTACTGCTGGCTCTGCTCGCCGCCCGCGGGGTCCTGCGGCCGGTACGGGCGCTGCGCCGCGCCACCCGCAGCATCGCCGAGGGACGGCTGGACACGCGCCTCGCCGTCAACGGATCCGACGAACTCGCCGATCTGTCGCACACATTCAACGAGACGGCCGCCGCGCTGGAGGAGTCGGTGGCGGAACTGCGCGGCATGGAGGCCCGGGCCCGCCGGTTCGCCGCGGACGTGTCGCACGAACTGCGTACCCCGCTGGCCGCCATGTCGGCGGTCACCGACGTCCTCGACGACGGCGCCGCCCGACTGGACCCGAACACCGCCACCGCCGTCCGCCTGATCAGCGAGGAGACCGTGAAGCTGGCCCGTCTGGTGGACGACCTCATGGAGATCTCCCGCTTCGACGCGGGCGCGGTGGTGCTCCACCTGGACGAGATCGACCTCGCCGAGTCACTGCGGCACACCCTCGTCGCCCGCGCCTGGACCGACCTGGTGGACTGTGACCTGCCGCCGCTCCACAGCCTGCGCGGACGCGTCGACCCGCGCCGCCTGGACGTCATCGTCGCCAACCTGGTCGGCAACGCCCTGCGGCACGGCGCCCGACCCGTCGAACTCCGCCTGTACGAGGGCGAAGAGCCCGGCGGGGAGCGGCTCGCGGTGATCGAGGTGCTGGACAGCGGGTCAGGCATCCCCGACAGCGTGCTGCCGCATGTCTTCGAACGGTTCTACAAGTCGGACGCCGCCCGCACCCGCACCGAGGGCAGCGGCCTGGGCCTCGCGATCACCGCGGAGAACGTCCGGATGCACGGCGGCACCGTCCACGCGGCGAACCGGCCCGAGGGAGGCGCCCTCTTCACCGTGCGACTCCCCCTGCCGAACGACGAGCTGCCCCAGGAGAGCCAGTGGTGACTCCCCCGCGCCGAGCCGTGACCGCGGTACGCCGAGCCGCGCTGCTGTTCCTCCCTGCCCTGTACGCCCTCACCTCCTGCGGCATTCCCACGACGGGCGTGGTGGAGGCGGGCGGCCCCGCGAGTGGGGTCGTGCCGACGATACGGGTCTACTTCGTGCTGGACGGCGCCCTGGTCGGCCGGCCCCGACAGACCGTCGCGCCGGTCGACGTCGAGTCGGCCCTGAAGGTGCTGCTCCTGGGGCCGAACGACGCGGAGCGGACCAAGGGGGTGACCACGCGGCTGCCGCTGCCCACGGGCATGTGGGACTGGTCCGCCCCGGCCACTGGCGGCGCCACCGCGGTGCCGCCGGAGAACCATTCGACCGACCTTGTGAAGGTGACGACGCGGGACGACGGAATCTCCGTCGAACTCACCCCATGGCCGGGCGAGTTCAGCAACCTCGCGGCAGCTCAGATCATCTGCACGGCTACCGCGGCGCAGCGCGTCGCCGCCCCGGCGGCCGAACCGGCGCCGGTGACCGTCACGGGCCCGGACGGCCGGCACGTCGAGGGAACCGCCGTACGGTGCCCCGACGACCAGGCCCTGGGTGCCGGCTAGGCGTACGAAGGGCTGGGGTCCCAGGGCAGGGGGTACCCCTGAGGGAACTCCCCTAGGCGCAGCAGTCCGGGTCCAGGCCCCGTGGCAGGCGTTCGCCCCCGAAGACCGCGACCGTCGGCTCGTCGCCGCCGAGCGCGGCCACCGCCAGCAGGAGCGAGCCCGCCGTCCAGGTGGTGAGTTCCCGGGGCCAGACGGCCCGGTCCTCGAAGACGTAGCCCGTCCAGTACAGGCCGCTCTCCGCGTCCCGCAGATGCTGGATCGACTGGAGGATCTCCAGCGCGCGGTCGGACTCGCCCATCACCCAGAGCGCCAGGGCGAGTTCGGCCGACTCGCCCCCGGTCACCCACGGGT
The Streptomyces sp. CGMCC 4.7035 DNA segment above includes these coding regions:
- a CDS encoding sensor histidine kinase, with the translated sequence MRRPRVPQLSGLRVRLVVAFALVTALTAAATGALTFREARTGVLQQSQDTVITLLRTQVSRLAQDLGVPPGEAELRRFAADVARTDPSGSWRVLATYGELSATSAPDDPFEELTPDVRKAVDSSLATVFQRVNSHGHTSLVVGMSVIFAGPVGEGSYASGVKVFLTVPQKTERAYVDALVTAVERATVPALVLAVLLALLAARGVLRPVRALRRATRSIAEGRLDTRLAVNGSDELADLSHTFNETAAALEESVAELRGMEARARRFAADVSHELRTPLAAMSAVTDVLDDGAARLDPNTATAVRLISEETVKLARLVDDLMEISRFDAGAVVLHLDEIDLAESLRHTLVARAWTDLVDCDLPPLHSLRGRVDPRRLDVIVANLVGNALRHGARPVELRLYEGEEPGGERLAVIEVLDSGSGIPDSVLPHVFERFYKSDAARTRTEGSGLGLAITAENVRMHGGTVHAANRPEGGALFTVRLPLPNDELPQESQW